The following proteins come from a genomic window of Hydractinia symbiolongicarpus strain clone_291-10 chromosome 2, HSymV2.1, whole genome shotgun sequence:
- the LOC130630649 gene encoding myb-like protein X isoform X3, with product MAEKEADKKVQTEEVPTTQVLQENEDDSMKTQLNEAVSLDLKKLKATVDKTSDSKINEEQEDVEETKDEEKETKDEKEENKEGEGKSKEVSEVEDKKEEGAEAEDKEEEGTEAEDKEKEGAEAEYKNKEGTGAEVKTEEGAESNFELGAVRRRKKKEGTESLQYRLKVCQGNKDGRHGTRGPTLESGEMCMYAATQKKIRLLAKQACFILSPTCSSHTVSTTNERNTTFDSKKEEESQVESNLKKSTISSDKPYHFSLLFFI from the exons ATGGCTGAAAAGGAAGCAGACAAAAAAG TGCAAACAGAAGAAGTACCAACGACACAGGTTTTGCAAGAAAACGAAGATGACAGTATGAAAACGCAATTAAATGAAGCAGTGTCGCTGGATTTGAAAAAACTTAAAGCAACAGTTGATAAAACATCAG attcaaaaataaatgaagaGCAAGAAG ATGTAGAAGAGACAAAAGATGAAGAGAAAG AAACCAaagatgaaaaagaagaaaacaaag AAGGGGAAGGCAAAAGTAAAGAAGTGTCAG AAGTAGAAGACAAAAAGGAAGAAGGCGCAG AAGCAGAAGacaaagaagaagaaggaaCAG AAGCAGAAGACAAAGAGAAAGAAGGAGCAG AAGCAGAATACAAAAACAAAGAAGGCACAG gaGCAGAAGTCAAAACGGAAGAAGGCGCAG aatCTAATTTTGAACTGGGTGCTGtcagaagaagaaagaagaaggaAGGCACAG AGTCACTGCAGTATCGCCTAAAAGTTTGTCAAGGCAATAAGGATGGAA GACATGGTACCAGAGGCCCTACGTTAG AATCAGGTGAGATGTGTATGTATGCAGCGACACAAAAGAAAATACGTTTGCTGGCGAAACAAGCATGCTTCATCTTATCGCCAACTTGCAGTTCTCACACTGTTTCAACTACTAACGAACGAAATACTACATTTGATTCCAAGAAGGAAGAAGAAAGTCAAGTAGAGAGTAACTTAAAAAAATCAACCATATCCAGTGATAAACCTTACcacttttctcttctttttttcatttag
- the LOC130630649 gene encoding myb-like protein X isoform X1, with the protein MAEKEADKKVQTEEVPTTQVLQENEDDSMKTQLNEAVSLDLKKLKATVDKTSDSKINEEQEDVEETKDEEKETKDEKEENKEGEGKSKEVSEVEDKKEEGAEAEDKEEEGTEAEDKEKEGAEAEDKKKEGSEAEDKEEEGTEAEDKEKEGAEAEYKNKEGTGAEVKTEEGAESNFELGAVRRRKKKEGTESLQYRLKVCQGNKDGRHGTRGPTLESGEMCMYAATQKKIRLLAKQACFILSPTCSSHTVSTTNERNTTFDSKKEEESQVESNLKKSTISSDKPYHFSLLFFI; encoded by the exons ATGGCTGAAAAGGAAGCAGACAAAAAAG TGCAAACAGAAGAAGTACCAACGACACAGGTTTTGCAAGAAAACGAAGATGACAGTATGAAAACGCAATTAAATGAAGCAGTGTCGCTGGATTTGAAAAAACTTAAAGCAACAGTTGATAAAACATCAG attcaaaaataaatgaagaGCAAGAAG ATGTAGAAGAGACAAAAGATGAAGAGAAAG AAACCAaagatgaaaaagaagaaaacaaag AAGGGGAAGGCAAAAGTAAAGAAGTGTCAG AAGTAGAAGACAAAAAGGAAGAAGGCGCAG AAGCAGAAGacaaagaagaagaaggaaCAG AAGCAGAAGACAAAGAGAAAGAAGGCGCAG AAGCAgaagataaaaagaaagaaggCTCAG aaGCAGAAGacaaagaagaagaaggaaCAG AAGCAGAAGACAAAGAGAAAGAAGGAGCAG AAGCAGAATACAAAAACAAAGAAGGCACAG gaGCAGAAGTCAAAACGGAAGAAGGCGCAG aatCTAATTTTGAACTGGGTGCTGtcagaagaagaaagaagaaggaAGGCACAG AGTCACTGCAGTATCGCCTAAAAGTTTGTCAAGGCAATAAGGATGGAA GACATGGTACCAGAGGCCCTACGTTAG AATCAGGTGAGATGTGTATGTATGCAGCGACACAAAAGAAAATACGTTTGCTGGCGAAACAAGCATGCTTCATCTTATCGCCAACTTGCAGTTCTCACACTGTTTCAACTACTAACGAACGAAATACTACATTTGATTCCAAGAAGGAAGAAGAAAGTCAAGTAGAGAGTAACTTAAAAAAATCAACCATATCCAGTGATAAACCTTACcacttttctcttctttttttcatttag
- the LOC130630649 gene encoding myb-like protein X isoform X2: MAEKEADKKVQTEEVPTTQVLQENEDDSMKTQLNEAVSLDLKKLKATVDKTSDSKINEEQEDVEETKDEEKETKDEKEENKEGEGKSKEVSEVEDKKEEGAEAEDKEEEGTEAEDKEKEGAEAEDKEEEGTEAEDKEKEGAEAEYKNKEGTGAEVKTEEGAESNFELGAVRRRKKKEGTESLQYRLKVCQGNKDGRHGTRGPTLESGEMCMYAATQKKIRLLAKQACFILSPTCSSHTVSTTNERNTTFDSKKEEESQVESNLKKSTISSDKPYHFSLLFFI; the protein is encoded by the exons ATGGCTGAAAAGGAAGCAGACAAAAAAG TGCAAACAGAAGAAGTACCAACGACACAGGTTTTGCAAGAAAACGAAGATGACAGTATGAAAACGCAATTAAATGAAGCAGTGTCGCTGGATTTGAAAAAACTTAAAGCAACAGTTGATAAAACATCAG attcaaaaataaatgaagaGCAAGAAG ATGTAGAAGAGACAAAAGATGAAGAGAAAG AAACCAaagatgaaaaagaagaaaacaaag AAGGGGAAGGCAAAAGTAAAGAAGTGTCAG AAGTAGAAGACAAAAAGGAAGAAGGCGCAG AAGCAGAAGacaaagaagaagaaggaaCAG AAGCAGAAGACAAAGAGAAAGAAGGCGCAG aaGCAGAAGacaaagaagaagaaggaaCAG AAGCAGAAGACAAAGAGAAAGAAGGAGCAG AAGCAGAATACAAAAACAAAGAAGGCACAG gaGCAGAAGTCAAAACGGAAGAAGGCGCAG aatCTAATTTTGAACTGGGTGCTGtcagaagaagaaagaagaaggaAGGCACAG AGTCACTGCAGTATCGCCTAAAAGTTTGTCAAGGCAATAAGGATGGAA GACATGGTACCAGAGGCCCTACGTTAG AATCAGGTGAGATGTGTATGTATGCAGCGACACAAAAGAAAATACGTTTGCTGGCGAAACAAGCATGCTTCATCTTATCGCCAACTTGCAGTTCTCACACTGTTTCAACTACTAACGAACGAAATACTACATTTGATTCCAAGAAGGAAGAAGAAAGTCAAGTAGAGAGTAACTTAAAAAAATCAACCATATCCAGTGATAAACCTTACcacttttctcttctttttttcatttag